From Eriocheir sinensis breed Jianghai 21 chromosome 16, ASM2467909v1, whole genome shotgun sequence, a single genomic window includes:
- the LOC126999550 gene encoding alpha-1-inhibitor 3-like isoform X7, translated as MGRCAAGRLLGPATIAVLAACCLGGYIITTPRKWPSGERVQVCLFSVDGVAVAKEGPAAEEGTPERGVDGRVTVKVKPNFGEEDLVPNQVISLPPGKTEVCQTVAVPQVDSTRGKLEIHGNLGGKAVSHSETLLFATTASKTFVQTDKFLYMPGQKVQFRVLTITGPYLKVFTGVYPAMWIESPAGSRIAQWIDVDASAGLVHQEFQLISEPDEGTYKIHVESPVGGSKEVKSFKVEEFVLPRFEVTVEAPPYILGSDKRLSYKVCATYTYGQPVKGNVTFLLTAKEWGNENTALLREEINGCHVLDIDETVIKLSRNRFQANTFGVTATVTEAGTGQQAKGESTMDVQRTARKFEHVAKEVYVKPNLPFTGEFEVKLPSSLPAAHERVQICHGDTCKNFTTDSRGRVKYVFPAYEEFMIRIKSLDHPRIENPSSSYQPIMFKSDSTHSVKRYYSPSGSGLVIQAPEVQLRCETGESQNISVPVLYAATEGTKANFTIQLVSRGQIQYTHTLEHTFTQSALPINTALLLKPMPPPAEGIVMGVVNLPLTVPLTSSPTAKVLVWYTREDGEVVSDFQEIDLKKCLTNLVSLKWSAARAGPGDTVDLAMTAEPQSLCSLGVVDKSVELLSSKEGASSTLEEVFTVVKLAGVKPNENSQIDNDEYCSKNRPESEPPTPFPRPPFPPGPPGIPRPVPFAAEEPLRLAKRSIWRPGRYLTNHVDAIKMFEESDLFVFTDLKVETRPCTYEKYYALPLPLLASEGGLPGSFFMNVAASRPRPPPPAAPPANEAGPEPTSTRSYFPETWLWELSFLPNGTHTQELSLPHTITEWVGKAVCVHPDHGIGESPKASIITFTPFFIDLTLPPSVQRGEILPVKISVFNYLDESLPVKVILGASEQYDILDAANGTRSSCIPSQDKVVHTVRVKPKVVGDMNLTVEAFVDELYPEVCGPEYVISKRDHLIKPIRVELEGFPQEKTWSKFMCTDEASNDPFAASWRLEAPSDIVPDSARGFVTAVGDLLGPTLDNLGSLVRMPYGCGEQNMINFAPNIFVLQYLEAAGKTTSDIAEKAIEFMKSGYQRELRYRHEDGSFSAFGPSDESGSTWLTAFVLKSFAQAQQFIPIDTGDIDMSRDWLKRSQMENGCFLSKGKVFHKGMKGGIAGNDNPVPLSAYILTSLLEAGELTTSRAVSEAAFCLVSDKSNHTYTQALKSYALALAGDPRAATLLTQLLAKATTSADGLYWELPSSDGKSDAPNVEAAAYVLLAMATLSPTDYVNEMQQLVKWISSKRNGQGGFVSTQDTVVALQALAKYEMVLTGGPVNVAVLASFNEQEHTFSINEDNKLLLQRTELTSFPTTVTADVAGEGCALVQAVLRYNIPAEAPSTAFTLRTTTETAPDDECKTKKIKVCASYTLPDLKSNMAVIEVNLISGYIPSKDDLKQVVGYGTGLIKRYEVDGRKVTFYIDEFSPKELCVAFRATREVDVEDAKPGTVRVYDYYDPEQFVSESYTFPPNDECVSSLEAAAAIEGLIIEDVMDYLVN; from the exons AGGttacatcatcaccaccccacGGAAATGGCCCTCGGGGGAGAGAGTGCAGGTGTGTCTGTTTAGTGTGGACGGCGTGGCGGTGGCGAAGGAGGggccggcggcggaggaggggacGCCCGAGCGGGGGGTGGATGGCAGAGTGACGGTGAAGGTGAAGCCAAACTTTGGGGAGGAAGACCTTGTGCCCAACCAGGTCATCTCCTTGCCCCCAG GCAAGACAGAGGTGTGCCAGACAGTCGCCGTGCCCCAAGTGGACAGCACCCGAGGCAAACTGGAGATCCACGGTAACCTGGGCGGCAAGGCGGTGAGCCACAGCGAGACGCTCCTCttcgccaccaccgcctccaagACCTTCGTGCAGACCGATAAGTTCCTGTACATGCCGGGCCAGAAGGTGCAGTTCAGGGTCCTCACCATCACGGGACCCTACCTCAAAGTCTTCACCGGCGtt TACCCGGCCATGTGGATCGAGTCTCCCGCCGGCAGCCGCATCGCCCAGTGGATTGACGTGGACGCCTCAGCCGGTCTCGTCCACCAAGAATTCCAGCTGATTTCCGAGCCCGACGAG GGAACGTACAAGATCCACGTGGAGTCGCCGGTGGGAGGCAGTAAGGAGGTGAAGTCGTTCAAGGTGGAGGAGTTCGTGCTGCCCCGCTTCGAGGTGACAGTGGAGGCCCCGCCTTACATCCTGGGCTCCGACAAACGTTTATCCTACAAGGTCTGCGCCAC GTACACGTATGGTCAGCCGGTGAAGGGGAACGTGACCTTCCTCCTGACGGCGAAGGAGTGGGGGAATGAGAACACCGCGCTTTTGAGGGAGGAG ATCAACGGCTGCCACGTGCTGGACATCGACGAGACTGTGATCAAGCTGAGCAGAAATAGGTTCCAGGCCAATACCTTTGGGGTGACGGCGACGGTGACGGAGGCGGGCACGGGGCAGCAGGCCAAGGGGGAGAGCACCATGGACGTGCAGCGGACGGCGAGGAAGTTTGAACACGTCGCCAAGGAAGTCTACGTCAAGCCAAACCTGCCCTTCACGGGAGAG TTCGAGGTAAAGCTTCCCAGCAGCCTTCCCGCGGCGCACGAGAGAGTACAAATATGCCACGGTGACACCTGCAAGAACTTCACCACGGACAGCAGAGGACGCGTGAAGTACGTCTTCCCTGCATACGAGGAGTTCATGatcagg ATCAAGTCCCTGGATCACCCCAGGATCGAAAACCCGAGCTCCAGCTATCAGCCCATCATGTTCAAGTCCGATTCCACACACTCGGTCAAGCGGTACTACTCCCCCTCCGGCTCTGGGCTCGTCATACAAGCTCCCGAGGTACAGCTGAGATGCGAGACGGGAGAGAGCCAGAATATCTCGGTGCCCGTCTTGTACGCAGCCACCGAGGGGACAAAGGCTAACTTCACGATACAG CTGGTGTCACGCGGGCAGATCCAGTACACACACACCCTGGAGCACACCTTCACCCAGTCTGCCTTGCCCATCAACACCGCCCTTCTCCTCAAGCCAATGCCCCCCCCGGCTGAGGGCATCGTGATGGGGGTCGTCAACCTCCCCCTCACtgttcccctcacctcctccccgaCTGCCAAG GTGTTGGTTTGGTACACGCGCGAGGACGGCGAGGTGGTGTCTGACTTCCAGGAGATTGACCTCAAGAAATGCCTCACCAACCTCGTCAGCCTGAAGTGGTCGGCTGCTCGCGCCGGGCCTGGAGACACCGTGGACCTTGCTATGACCGCGGAGCCGCAGTCCCTCTGCAGTCTGG GCGTTGTGGACAAGAGCGTTGAACTCCTCTCGTCCAAGGAAGGAGCGTCATCCACTCTGGAGGAGGTGTTCACGGTGGTTAAGCTGGCGGGTGTTAAGCCCAACGAGAACTCCCAGATTGACAACGATGAGTACTGCTCGAAGAATAGAC cTGAAAGCGAgcctcctacccccttcccccgcccccccttcccccccggcCCCCCCGGCATACCCCGACCGGTGCCCTTCGCTGCTGAGGAGCCTCTGAGACTGGCCAAAAGGTCGATCTGGAGGCCTGGCAGGTATCTGACGAACCATGTGGACGCCATTAAAATGTTCGAG GAATCTGATTTGTTCGTCTTCACGGATCTGAAGGTTGAGACGAGGCCGTGCACCTACGAGA AGTACTACGCACTACCGCTACCGCTCCTTGCTTCCGAGGGAGGACTCCCGGGATCTTTCTTTATGAACGTAGCCGCCTCAAGACCCAGACCCCCGCCACCAGCAGCACCGCCGGCAAACGAAGCAGGACCAGAACCAACGAGCACCCGCTCCTACTTCCCTGAGACGTGGCTGTGGGagctctccttcctccc GAACGGAACCCACACCCAGGAGCTCTCTCTGCCGCACACCATCACGGAGTGGGTGGGCAAGGCGGTCTGCGTGCACCCCGACCATGGCATAGGGGAGTCACCGAAGGcctccatcatcaccttcacccccTTCTTCATTGACCTCACCCTCCCGCCTTCAGTTCAGCGCGGCGAGATCCTGCCCGTTAAGATCTCCGTGTTCAACTACCTGGATGAGTCCTTACCG GTCAAAGTGATCCTCGGGGCCAGCGAGCAATATGACATCCTGGACGCAGCTAACGGTACGCGGTCCTCCTGCATCCCCTCTCAAGACAAGGTGGTGCATACGGTGAGGGTCAAGCCAAAGGTGGTCGGGGACATGAACCTGACCGTGGAGGCGTTTGTGGACGAGTTGTACCCTGAGGTGTGCGGCCCGGAGTACGTCATTAGTAAGAG GGACCACCTTATCAAGCCCATCCGCGTGGAGCTGGAGGGCTTCCCGCAGGAGAAGACGTGGAGCAAGTTTATGTGTACCGACG aAGCCAGTAACGACCCCTTCGCCGCGTCCTGGAGGCTGGAGGCGCCCTCTGACATCGTGCCCGACTCCGCGAGGGGCTTCGTCACCGCCGTGGGAGACCTGCTCGGACCAACCCTGGAT aaCCTGGGCTCGCTGGTCCGGATGCCTTACGGGTGCGGCGAACAGAACATGATCAACTTCGCGCCCAACATCTTCGTGCTCCAGTACCTCGAGGCCGCTGGCAAGACCACATCGGACATCGCGGAGAAGGCGATTGAGTTCATGAAGAGCG GGTACCAGAGGGAGCTGCGTTACCGCCACGAGGACGGCTCCTTCAGCGCCTTCGGGCCGTCTGACGAGTCCGGCTCCACGTGGCTCACGGCCTTTGTGCTCAAGTCCTTCGCTCAGGCCCAGCAGTTCATCccg ATCGACACCGGGGACATCGACATGAGCAGAGACTGGCTGAAGAGGTCGCAGATGGAGAACGGCTGTTTCCTCTCCAAGGGCAAGGTGTTCCACAAGGGcatgaag GGCGGCATCGCGGGCAACGACAACCCAGTTCCCTTGTCGGCCTACATTCTCACATCGCTCCTGGAGGCCGGCGAGCTGACAACAAGTCGGGCGGTGAGTGAGGCGGCCTTCTGCCTCGTCAGCGACAAGAGCAACCACACCTACACCCAGGCCCTCAAGTCCTACGCCCTCGCCCTTGCCGGAGACCCCCGAGCTGCCACCCTCCTCACTCAGCTGCTGGCCAAGGCGACCACCTCCGCTGATGGCCTCTACTGGGAGCTGCCTTCCAGTGACG GCAAGAGCGACGCTCCCAACGTGGAAGCTGCCGCGTACGTCCTTCTGGCCATGGCAACGCTGAGCCCCACCGACTACGTGAACGAGATGCAGCAGCTGGTGAAATGGATCTCCAGCAAGAGGAATGGGCAGGGCGGCTTCGTCTCCACCCAG GACACTGTGGTCGCCCTCCAAGCCCTGGCCAAGTACGAGATGGTGTTAACCGGAGGGCCTGTTAACGTCGCCGTGCTCGCGTCCTTCAACGAGCAGGAGCACACCTTCAGTATCAATGAGGACAACAAACTCCTGCTGCAGCGGACCGAACTCACCTCCTTCCCCACCACCGTCACGGCTGATGTGGCTGGGGAAGGTTGTGCTCTGGTGCAG GCCGTCCTGCGCTACAACATCCCCGCCGAGGCACCGAGCACCGCCTTCACGCTGCGCACCACCACCGAGACGGCACCGGACGACGAATGCAAGACCAAAAAGATCAAAGTCTGCGCCTCATACACGTTGCCAGACCTCAAATCCAACATGGCAGTCATTGAAGTCAACTTAATCTCCGGCTACATCCCGAGCAAGGACGATCTGAAGCAGGTGGTTGGGTACGG
- the LOC126999550 gene encoding alpha-1-inhibitor 3-like isoform X5, which yields MGRCAAGRLLGPATIAVLAACCLGGYIITTPRKWPSGERVQVCLFSVDGVAVAKEGPAAEEGTPERGVDGRVTVKVKPNFGEEDLVPNQVISLPPGKTEVCQTVAVPQVDSTRGKLEIHGNLGGKAVSHSETLLFATTASKTFVQTDKFLYMPGQKVQFRVLTITGPYLKVFTGVYPAMWIESPAGSRIAQWIDVDASAGLVHQEFQLISEPDEGTYKIHVESPVGGSKEVKSFKVEEFVLPRFEVTVEAPPYILGSDKRLSYKVCATYTYGQPVKGNVTFLLTAKEWGNENTALLREEINGCHVLDIDETVIKLSRNRFQANTFGVTATVTEAGTGQQAKGESTMDVQRTARKFEHVAKEVYVKPNLPFTGEFEVKLPSSLPAAHERVQICHGDTCKNFTTDSRGRVKYVFPAYEEFMIRIKSLDHPRIENPSSSYQPIMFKSDSTHSVKRYYSPSGSGLVIQAPEVQLRCETGESQNISVPVLYAATEGTKANFTIQLVSRGQIQYTHTLEHTFTQSALPINTALLLKPMPPPAEGIVMGVVNLPLTVPLTSSPTAKVLVWYTREDGEVVSDFQEIDLKKCLTNLVSLKWSAARAGPGDTVDLAMTAEPQSLCSLGVVDKSVELLSSKEGASSTLEEVFTVVKLAGVKPNENSQIDNDEYCSKNRPESEPPTPFPRPPFPPGPPGIPRPVPFAAEEPLRLAKRSIWRPGRYLTNHVDAIKMFEESDLFVFTDLKVETRPCTYETFHLYLPGSAGPITTLLPRPSFFPTTSTTPATFVSTTIPPISQATTQEQAESFTRSYFPETWLWDLLPLANGTHTQELSLPHTITEWVGKAVCVHPDHGIGESPKASIITFTPFFIDLTLPPSVQRGEILPVKISVFNYLDESLPVKVILGASEQYDILDAANGTRSSCIPSQDKVVHTVRVKPKVVGDMNLTVEAFVDELYPEVCGPEYVISKRDHLIKPIRVELEGFPQEKTWSKFMCTDEASNDPFAASWRLEAPSDIVPDSARGFVTAVGDLLGPTLDNLGSLVRMPYGCGEQNMINFAPNIFVLQYLEAAGKTTSDIAEKAIEFMKSGYQRELRYRHEDGSFSAFGPSDESGSTWLTAFVLKSFAQAQQFIPIDTGDIDMSRDWLKRSQMENGCFLSKGKVFHKGMKGGIAGNDNPVPLSAYILTSLLEAGELTTSRAVSEAAFCLVSDKSNHTYTQALKSYALALAGDPRAATLLTQLLAKATTSADGLYWELPSSDGKSDAPNVEAAAYVLLAMATLSPTDYVNEMQQLVKWISSKRNGQGGFVSTQDTVVALQALAKYEMVLTGGPVNVAVLASFNEQEHTFSINEDNKLLLQRTELTSFPTTVTADVAGEGCALVQAVLRYNIPAEAPSTAFTLRTTTETAPDDECKTKKIKVCASYTLPDLKSNMAVIEVNLISGYIPSKDDLKQVVGYGTGLIKRYEVDGRKVTFYIDEFSPKELCVAFRATREVDVEDAKPGTVRVYDYYDPEQFVSESYTFPPNDECVSSLEAAAAIEGLIIEDVMDYLVN from the exons AGGttacatcatcaccaccccacGGAAATGGCCCTCGGGGGAGAGAGTGCAGGTGTGTCTGTTTAGTGTGGACGGCGTGGCGGTGGCGAAGGAGGggccggcggcggaggaggggacGCCCGAGCGGGGGGTGGATGGCAGAGTGACGGTGAAGGTGAAGCCAAACTTTGGGGAGGAAGACCTTGTGCCCAACCAGGTCATCTCCTTGCCCCCAG GCAAGACAGAGGTGTGCCAGACAGTCGCCGTGCCCCAAGTGGACAGCACCCGAGGCAAACTGGAGATCCACGGTAACCTGGGCGGCAAGGCGGTGAGCCACAGCGAGACGCTCCTCttcgccaccaccgcctccaagACCTTCGTGCAGACCGATAAGTTCCTGTACATGCCGGGCCAGAAGGTGCAGTTCAGGGTCCTCACCATCACGGGACCCTACCTCAAAGTCTTCACCGGCGtt TACCCGGCCATGTGGATCGAGTCTCCCGCCGGCAGCCGCATCGCCCAGTGGATTGACGTGGACGCCTCAGCCGGTCTCGTCCACCAAGAATTCCAGCTGATTTCCGAGCCCGACGAG GGAACGTACAAGATCCACGTGGAGTCGCCGGTGGGAGGCAGTAAGGAGGTGAAGTCGTTCAAGGTGGAGGAGTTCGTGCTGCCCCGCTTCGAGGTGACAGTGGAGGCCCCGCCTTACATCCTGGGCTCCGACAAACGTTTATCCTACAAGGTCTGCGCCAC GTACACGTATGGTCAGCCGGTGAAGGGGAACGTGACCTTCCTCCTGACGGCGAAGGAGTGGGGGAATGAGAACACCGCGCTTTTGAGGGAGGAG ATCAACGGCTGCCACGTGCTGGACATCGACGAGACTGTGATCAAGCTGAGCAGAAATAGGTTCCAGGCCAATACCTTTGGGGTGACGGCGACGGTGACGGAGGCGGGCACGGGGCAGCAGGCCAAGGGGGAGAGCACCATGGACGTGCAGCGGACGGCGAGGAAGTTTGAACACGTCGCCAAGGAAGTCTACGTCAAGCCAAACCTGCCCTTCACGGGAGAG TTCGAGGTAAAGCTTCCCAGCAGCCTTCCCGCGGCGCACGAGAGAGTACAAATATGCCACGGTGACACCTGCAAGAACTTCACCACGGACAGCAGAGGACGCGTGAAGTACGTCTTCCCTGCATACGAGGAGTTCATGatcagg ATCAAGTCCCTGGATCACCCCAGGATCGAAAACCCGAGCTCCAGCTATCAGCCCATCATGTTCAAGTCCGATTCCACACACTCGGTCAAGCGGTACTACTCCCCCTCCGGCTCTGGGCTCGTCATACAAGCTCCCGAGGTACAGCTGAGATGCGAGACGGGAGAGAGCCAGAATATCTCGGTGCCCGTCTTGTACGCAGCCACCGAGGGGACAAAGGCTAACTTCACGATACAG CTGGTGTCACGCGGGCAGATCCAGTACACACACACCCTGGAGCACACCTTCACCCAGTCTGCCTTGCCCATCAACACCGCCCTTCTCCTCAAGCCAATGCCCCCCCCGGCTGAGGGCATCGTGATGGGGGTCGTCAACCTCCCCCTCACtgttcccctcacctcctccccgaCTGCCAAG GTGTTGGTTTGGTACACGCGCGAGGACGGCGAGGTGGTGTCTGACTTCCAGGAGATTGACCTCAAGAAATGCCTCACCAACCTCGTCAGCCTGAAGTGGTCGGCTGCTCGCGCCGGGCCTGGAGACACCGTGGACCTTGCTATGACCGCGGAGCCGCAGTCCCTCTGCAGTCTGG GCGTTGTGGACAAGAGCGTTGAACTCCTCTCGTCCAAGGAAGGAGCGTCATCCACTCTGGAGGAGGTGTTCACGGTGGTTAAGCTGGCGGGTGTTAAGCCCAACGAGAACTCCCAGATTGACAACGATGAGTACTGCTCGAAGAATAGAC cTGAAAGCGAgcctcctacccccttcccccgcccccccttcccccccggcCCCCCCGGCATACCCCGACCGGTGCCCTTCGCTGCTGAGGAGCCTCTGAGACTGGCCAAAAGGTCGATCTGGAGGCCTGGCAGGTATCTGACGAACCATGTGGACGCCATTAAAATGTTCGAG GAATCTGATTTGTTCGTCTTCACGGATCTGAAGGTTGAGACGAGGCCGTGCACCTACGAGA CCTTCCACCTGTATCTACCCGGTTCAGCTGGGCCGATCACAACACTACTGCCCAGGCCGAGCTTCTTTCCCACCACTAGCACCACACCAGCGACCTTCGTATCCACCACCATACCACCGATCTCCCAAGCCACGACACAGGAGCAAGCGGAGTCCTTCACACGCTCCTACTTCCCGGAAACGTGGCTCTGGGACCTTTTGCCTCTCGC GAACGGAACCCACACCCAGGAGCTCTCTCTGCCGCACACCATCACGGAGTGGGTGGGCAAGGCGGTCTGCGTGCACCCCGACCATGGCATAGGGGAGTCACCGAAGGcctccatcatcaccttcacccccTTCTTCATTGACCTCACCCTCCCGCCTTCAGTTCAGCGCGGCGAGATCCTGCCCGTTAAGATCTCCGTGTTCAACTACCTGGATGAGTCCTTACCG GTCAAAGTGATCCTCGGGGCCAGCGAGCAATATGACATCCTGGACGCAGCTAACGGTACGCGGTCCTCCTGCATCCCCTCTCAAGACAAGGTGGTGCATACGGTGAGGGTCAAGCCAAAGGTGGTCGGGGACATGAACCTGACCGTGGAGGCGTTTGTGGACGAGTTGTACCCTGAGGTGTGCGGCCCGGAGTACGTCATTAGTAAGAG GGACCACCTTATCAAGCCCATCCGCGTGGAGCTGGAGGGCTTCCCGCAGGAGAAGACGTGGAGCAAGTTTATGTGTACCGACG aAGCCAGTAACGACCCCTTCGCCGCGTCCTGGAGGCTGGAGGCGCCCTCTGACATCGTGCCCGACTCCGCGAGGGGCTTCGTCACCGCCGTGGGAGACCTGCTCGGACCAACCCTGGAT aaCCTGGGCTCGCTGGTCCGGATGCCTTACGGGTGCGGCGAACAGAACATGATCAACTTCGCGCCCAACATCTTCGTGCTCCAGTACCTCGAGGCCGCTGGCAAGACCACATCGGACATCGCGGAGAAGGCGATTGAGTTCATGAAGAGCG GGTACCAGAGGGAGCTGCGTTACCGCCACGAGGACGGCTCCTTCAGCGCCTTCGGGCCGTCTGACGAGTCCGGCTCCACGTGGCTCACGGCCTTTGTGCTCAAGTCCTTCGCTCAGGCCCAGCAGTTCATCccg ATCGACACCGGGGACATCGACATGAGCAGAGACTGGCTGAAGAGGTCGCAGATGGAGAACGGCTGTTTCCTCTCCAAGGGCAAGGTGTTCCACAAGGGcatgaag GGCGGCATCGCGGGCAACGACAACCCAGTTCCCTTGTCGGCCTACATTCTCACATCGCTCCTGGAGGCCGGCGAGCTGACAACAAGTCGGGCGGTGAGTGAGGCGGCCTTCTGCCTCGTCAGCGACAAGAGCAACCACACCTACACCCAGGCCCTCAAGTCCTACGCCCTCGCCCTTGCCGGAGACCCCCGAGCTGCCACCCTCCTCACTCAGCTGCTGGCCAAGGCGACCACCTCCGCTGATGGCCTCTACTGGGAGCTGCCTTCCAGTGACG GCAAGAGCGACGCTCCCAACGTGGAAGCTGCCGCGTACGTCCTTCTGGCCATGGCAACGCTGAGCCCCACCGACTACGTGAACGAGATGCAGCAGCTGGTGAAATGGATCTCCAGCAAGAGGAATGGGCAGGGCGGCTTCGTCTCCACCCAG GACACTGTGGTCGCCCTCCAAGCCCTGGCCAAGTACGAGATGGTGTTAACCGGAGGGCCTGTTAACGTCGCCGTGCTCGCGTCCTTCAACGAGCAGGAGCACACCTTCAGTATCAATGAGGACAACAAACTCCTGCTGCAGCGGACCGAACTCACCTCCTTCCCCACCACCGTCACGGCTGATGTGGCTGGGGAAGGTTGTGCTCTGGTGCAG GCCGTCCTGCGCTACAACATCCCCGCCGAGGCACCGAGCACCGCCTTCACGCTGCGCACCACCACCGAGACGGCACCGGACGACGAATGCAAGACCAAAAAGATCAAAGTCTGCGCCTCATACACGTTGCCAGACCTCAAATCCAACATGGCAGTCATTGAAGTCAACTTAATCTCCGGCTACATCCCGAGCAAGGACGATCTGAAGCAGGTGGTTGGGTACGG